Part of the Grimontia kaedaensis genome is shown below.
TTTCCATTGATATCAGTGATCTTGCCAGTGAAAGTAGGGTCGAGCTGAACATTCGCGCTGGTTGCACGTGAAGAGGTGTTCAACGACACCATCATATCGGCCTCAAGCGCTTCATTGCTTAGGTTATGACCAGCATATTCCAGTTGCGCTACCTGATACGGACGATTGTTGACGGTAATGGTTGAGCCATTCACGTTCTGGATTTTGCCTTCTACAGCGCTTGGTGTTGGGGGAGCGGACGTCTCGCCGCTTTCTTCACCGCTGCCGCCGCACGCTGTTATAGCCAAAGATAGAAGAGGAAAAATCGCGTAACGTTTCATTAAGTGAGCTCTAAATAAGTGTGGGTATTTGACGGCGCGGAATGTATTACTGCGTATGTCCGAGGATTTCTGGGGGAATTGTAAGGGCTCTGTCATCGAGAACTCGACTGATGATTGCTTGTTCGTGTCGTTACTTTTTCAGTCAGTGGTTTATAAGAAAACGTTTCAACATGAATGGGTTGTAATGCAGCACTGTATAAAATTTGAGAATGCGATACGCGGCTGAGACGGAGAAATACTCTGACTGAAGTCAGGTTGAATTTTCGACGGTCTCTTTGTAAAAGAAATAATGAGATAGCGTATTTTCGCTGTGTATCAACACACTGCAGAGCTACCAATCATGAAAATTCAGCCATATGAAGATATCGAAGACGCAACCATCGTGGCAGAGACTAAACTGATAAATGGCGTCTATGTCATGGATCGACGCGATCGTGGAGACCGACGTAAAAAGCGAGGCAAATATCACGGGTATGATCGCCGTGTGAGCGCTGATCGTCGTGGTTCAACAGGCGTTGATGAATTTATCTAGTCCAATGCGCCTCCCTGCGTTTTAGAAGCGGCGACTTATTCAGGTCGCCGTTCGCTTTTTCCCTATCTAAAAATCCAGCCTTGTTCGCCATTCCTAATTTGTTACCACTCGGAATAATTCGGCAAAAAAACCATATAAAAATCATGATATTTGTGATGGGAAACATAAGACCCATCTCAAGTTATTGGTCACGTGTATCAATAGTTGGGCGCGTAATTGAGCCAGATCAAAGTCTTGCACACTGGCGGGGTGTTACAAAATTCAGGTACGAAAGAGGTAGGACAAGCCTATCTTCGTGCACCCTACATATTCAAATAACAACTCCAGGAGAATCGCAATGACGAGCGCATTTTTTATCCCTACCGTTAACCTGATGAGCGCAGGTTGCCTTGTAGATGCTGCTGATGCCATTAAGTCTCACGGCTTCAAAAATGGTCTGATTGTGACCGACAAGGTACTGAACGAAATCGGCGTTGTAGAAAAAGTTGCGGCTCTTCTGGCTGAGCGCGATGTGCAAACTGCGGTGTTTGATGGTACACAGCCAAACCCGACCATTGGTAACGTTGAAGCGGGTCTGGCTATTTTGAAAGAAAACGGCTGTGACTTTGTGATTTCTCTTGGTGGCGGCTCTCCACATGACTGTGCGAAAGGTATTGCGCTGGTGGCAACCAACGGCGGCAACATTAGTGATTACGAAGGTGTCGATCAATCTGCGAAAGCCCAGTTGCCACTGATTGCTATCAACACTACTGCGGGTACCGCGTCTGAAATGACCCGTTTCTGCATCATTACCGATGAAGCGCGCCACATTAAGATGGCGATTGTTGATAAGAACACCACGCCGCTGATTTCAGTGAATGACCCTGAACTGATGCTTGCAAAACCTGCGTCACTGACAGCAGCAACCGGTATGGATGCGCTAACTCATGCGGTAGAGGCGTATGTTTCAACTGCAGCATCTCCAATTACTGATGCGGTTGCGATTAAAGCGATTGAGCTTATTCAGGCGAACCTGCGCACCGCCGTGACTGATGGCCAGAACCTGGTTGCGCGCGAGCAAATGGCTTACGCGCAGTTTATGGCGGGGATGGCGTTTAACAACGCATCTCTCGGTTATGTACATGCCATGGCACACCAGTTAGGTGGTTTCTACGACCTTCCTCACGGTGTATGTAACGCCATTCTGCTGCCGCATGTGCAGCGCTACAATGCGCAGGTTTGTTCAAGCCGTCTGCGTGATGTAGCAAAAGCGATGGGTGTAAATGCAGATGCTTTGTCACCAGAAGAAGGTGCAGAAGCAGCACTTAACGCCATTCAAGAACTGTCAAAAGATGTGGGTATTCCAGTAGGTTTGGAAGTACTGGGTGCGAAAGCAGATGACATCCCAGTATTGGCGGATAATGCCCTGAAAGATGCTTGTGGTTTCACTAACCCGAAACAAGCTACGCACGAAGAGATTTGCGAGATTTTCCGCAACGCAATGTAATCTCATCAACATGACTAAAAAGCCGCTTTTCGAAGCGGCTTTTTTGAACCATAAAGCAAGGTCTCCCGTAACTTTTTGTTGTTCAGAGGAGGCCACCATGAAAACACCACTCACCAAACTCGAAAAATACTTCGTCATCGACAAGCTTATTATCCATTCTCTTGATCTCTGCCTCTATCAGGCCTCTGTCGTTATTGATGGGGAAGAGCACTTTGTGTGTTATGACGACGGTAACTTCCTCCGAACCCATTCGCTGATCGAAATTCAAAAGTGTTGTAAAAACCTAAAAGCGAAAGAAACAGTTCTCCGTCAGGAAAGCGCCTACGACGAAATGGTTGGTGCGCCAGCCAAAGGCGAAACAAATGCGCTGGAAGTGCCTTTGAAGGACTGCGGACTTTACTGAGCCCTGTATCAAAATTGCCTCACCGGACAGGAAACCTGACTGATACGCTCAATCAGTCAGAGAAGGGAGTTCGGTAGATGTTAGATCATGGTGTTCGCAAGTACGTTACTGACAAGTTGACACAAATGGGGTTCGATACGGACCCTTACGGCGCCGAACCTACCTTGGTATTTATCTTGGCTGCCATTGGTATTGCGGGCATCAGCTACCTGCTTGTTCATCGCGTTATCGTTCGCTACGTGAATCTCGCCATCAGCAAAAACAAGCAATCTTGGGCTAACAGCCTAACCAAACATGAAGTATTAGAAAAACTCGCTGCGCTTGTGCCAGTGATGATTCTTGATGTCTTGGTTCCACCCATTCTGACCCATCATCCTTTGCTTGCGACCATGTCAGACCGATGCCTTGGCATCGCTGTTATCGTGATGTTTATCTGGATGATGTTTGCGCTTCTTGATGCCCTTCATGATATTGCCTACCTAAAAGGCATCAGCCGCCGGATGCCAATCAAAAGCTTTGTTCAGCTCATCAAGCTATTCACTTTCTTTGTCGGCATCGTGATCTGTATTTCTATTTTGTCGAACGAATCACCCATCATTTTCCTCAGTGGATTAGGCGTGGCGACAGGCCTTGTCATGTTGGTGTTCAAAGACACCATCTTGGGTTTTGTGGCGGGCATTCAGCTTTCCGCTAACCGTATGGTCAGCCTGAACGACTGGATCCAAATGGATGAATACGGAGCAAGCGGCACGGTAGAGGAGATCTCTCTGACAACGGTGAAAGTGCGCAACTTTGATAACACCATCAGCATGCTGCCGGCCTACGCGTTGGTACAGAGCGCATTTATCAACTGGCAGGGGATGTCCGATTCGGGTGGCCGTCGTATTAAACGCTCTGTACATATCGACTTAACTTCTATTCGTTTTCTCTCCGAGGGTGAGATCGAATCGTTGAAAGAAATACGCATCCTACGCGAATTTTTGTTTGAGCGGGTCAAAGAGATCAAAGAGTTCAACGAGAGCTTTGAAGATGTCCATCACGCCGCGAACCTGCGTCAAATGACTAACGTTGGAGTATTTCGCGCGTATCTTGCTGTTTACCTTCGCGCACACAAGGATGTTCATAATTACATGACGTGTATGGTGCGCCAATTGGAACCCACCGCGGAAGGTTTGCCGCTTCAGGTTTATGCTTTTGTGAACAACACGGACTGGGTGTTTTATGAAGGGGTGCAGGCAGACATCTTCGACCATATATACGCCATCATGCCGATGTTTGGTTTGCGACCCTTTCAGTCATTTGGTGGCCATGATGCAGTCAATATTGGGTTGGGTAGTCAGCAGAATAATGCCGCGCCGATTGGTGACCAGATAGGACGATAGCTTTCCACCCGCATGATCTGCTTTGCCGTGGTAAGGTGTTGGTAAATCTTGATTTGGGAAACCGAAATGGAAATTCGACACATCAGTTGGCAGGAAACCATCGACATTCGTCACAGAGTGCTGTGGCCAGACAACCCCCCTGAGTTTTGTAAAGCGAAAGGGGACGATGAAGCCCTTCATCTGGGGGCATACGTCAATGAGGAGCTGATTTGCGTGGCCTCGTTGTTCTTTGATGGTGAAGTGGTGCGCTTGCGAAAATTTGCAGCATTACCTGACTACCAAGGTCAAGGTATTGGGTCTTCGGTATTGAGAGCAGCGTTTAAAGAAATGAAGGCACGTGATGTTTCAATGTTTTGGTGTGATGCACGTGAAGCTGCCATGGGGATATACCGAAAATTTGGGATGAAACCATCCGGAGAGCGCTTTTATAAAGGCGACATTCCTTACTTTAAAATGTCGATAAACTTCGCAGATTCTCCCTAACTATGTGCCATGTCCCACGCCTAGAGAATGAGCGTTTGAATCTAATTCCGTACGGTATATTCTTTAATCTCAGCGTTTTAAACATACAAATCTTCAGTCGTTTAGTTGAAGGATAGCCAAATACGATGGGTACATTTTGGGGTAAAGTGAATGACTCTCTCGCCGATACACTCAATGACTTTTTTGAGTATCGCGGGCGAGTGTGGATCGTGAGTATTCGCGAGAATCAATTGTTGAATGACTCTTTGATTGTTTCCGAAGATTCTTTCCGTGAACCTATGGACTGGATGGTTGACCAAGGCTATCCCGATGATGTCCTCGAAGAGCTGGAATACCTCAAGTTGTCTCAATCGATCAGTGTCAAAGTGGGTGATATCGAACACTGCATCATGCGCGTGAAATAACACGACGAAACTACGAAAATCCCTCCAAAATCAAAGTGCAAAGTCGGTGCATCTTCTGCACCGACGATGATCATACCTCTTCACCATACAAACCCATTTCAATAGTAATTATATATAAATCAGTCAGTTAAAAAGTTGGCAAGATGGTTGCTATTAAAAGTATGGCGTGCGAATGCAGAACTTCTGCAAGCGTTACGTTTACTCCTTGCTGTCGTTGTTGGTTTCTCTGTCCTATCGATCCTCCGTTGATTGGACAGGGAAACATTTTTTTATCGGCATCCTAAAACCTCAGATTTTCACCTACCGCTAGTTTCGTCCGAGTTCATTTATAAACCCAAACAACCTGGAGATGCTCACATTGAGGGCCTCCCTTCGGGCTAGTTGACTGACGCTGTGCTCTTTGTTGTTCCTTTTTGATGGAGGTGACTACACCTGCAAAGGAACGCCGCGATCACAACGCCAGTCAAACTCGCTGAATCCAGCATCCTCAGGTTATTTAGGTATATGTGGTTTGCTTATCCTGCTATTTCCCGATGGTCGACAGACCCTTGCGTGGATCAAAATAGTGCAATTCTGCACCCAATCTGTTCGGCTTCTTCAGGTGGTAAATTGGAAAAAAAAGTAAATGTCATTAAATACAACGATATAAAAAATTGGCAAGCCCATTGCTTCTAACATCATCAGCAACGCACCAAAGATGTATCGTTCGAAAGCGTTCTGACAATTTGAAAATAGACAACTAGGGTTCCGATGCTGACAAGGAAAAGCATGCCTGGTCCGAGAGTTGTCAACCTCACCTAAATCAGCGCGATGCTGGCTAAGAGGTCACACGGAGGGATAAAAGCCCGGGAGATTCGTTTGATATCTCTTTGGTGCTGTCGGTTCGTGAAAACTCAAGGTAGAGGTAGTTATGAAGTTATATTCTTCCGTTCTTCGCAAAATTTCCACTCGTCTGGCGCTTGCCGCCACATTATGTCTCACTCTGATCTCAGGCCCAGCGCTCGCTGAAGATAAGCCAACGTTTCGTTTGGCTTGGTCAATCTACGTTGGTTGGGTGCCGTGGGATTACGGTAACAGTGAAGGCATTATCAAGAAATGGGCTGACAAGTACGGTATAGAAATCGAAGTTGTTCAGGTCAATGACTACATCGAGTCGATCAACCAATACACCGCGGGTGCATTTGATGCGACAGTGATGACCAACATGGATGCACTGACCATTCCTGCCGCGAGCGGCGTTGATTCAACGGCACTTATCGTCGGTGACTTCTCAAACGGTAACGACGGCATCGTGCTGAAAGATGCCGCTGAGCTGGCCGATATCAAAGGCCAACGCGTCAACCTGGTTGAACTGAGTGTCTCGCATTACTTGCTGGCGCGAGCGCTTGAAAGTGTAGGCATGTCTGAGCGCGACGTGACTGTGGTAAACACCGCTGATGCGGACTTGGTGTCGGCGTTTGCCACAAAAGACGTGACCTCCGTAACCACGTGGAACCCGCTGCTGGCAGAGATTGTATCTATGCCAAACGCATCAAAAGTCTTTGACTCTTCTCAAATCCCCGGTGAAATCATCGACCTTCTGGTGGTAAACAGCGACACCCTGGCGCAGAACCCAGAACTGGGTAAAGCCCTGACGGGTGCTTGGTATGAAATCATGAGCCAGATGCAGATGGACGACGAAGTTGGCACCAAAGCGCTGGAGTTTATGGCGGCATCTTCTGGTACTGATTTGGCTGGTTACAAAGCTCAGTTAGATTCAACCAAAATGTTCTACCAGCCAGCAGATGCAGTGACCTTCACTGAGTCTGAAACATTGAAAGACACCATGGGTAAAGTGGCTGAGTTCTCATTTAAGCATGGTTTACTGGGTGAAGGCGCGCCTGATGCGGGCTTTATCGGAATTGAAACCCCTGCGGGTGTGTTCGGCGACAGCAGCCACGTTCTGCTTCGATTCAATCCAACCTTTATGGATATGGCAGCGAAAGGCGAGCTGTAAGGCGGGCTTATGACGCGAATTATTAACCTAAAGCCGTCGCCATTTGGTCGCTCGGTTCTAGCTTGCCTGCCGTTTGTGCTTCTGATCGCCGCCTATTTGGTGGCATCAGATGCCCGCTTAGCAGAAAACCCTAACGATAAACTGCTCCCGTCATTTGCCAGCATTGCCGATGGTATTGAGCGTATGGCGTTTGAACCCAGCCGTCGAACCGGAGAGTTTCTACTATGGGTCGACACCTGGGCGAGCTTGGAACGTCTATGCCTCGGTGTGGGTATCAGTGCGCTGTTGGCGCTGGTGGTGGGTGTGGCGAACGGCATGATCCCCTATGCACGGGCGCCACTGTCTCCTATGGTCAGAGCAATGTCTCTGATCCCTCCGATGGCGATCCTTCCGATTTTGTTTATTGCTTTGGGCTTGGGAGAGCTGTCAAAAGTGGTGCTGATTGTTATTGGTATTACTCCAATGATGATCCGCGATTTGCAGCTTCGCACAGAAAGCCTTCCGAGCGAACAAATCATCAAGGCGCAAACACTGGGGGCGAATTCATGGACCTTGCTGGTTCGGGTCGTGTTACCTCAGGTAATGCCTCGCCTTATCGAAGCAGTGCGGTTGACGCTTGGCAGTGCGTGGTTATTCCTGATTGCCGCAGAGGCGATTGCCTCCACTGAAGGTCTTGGCTATCGCATCTTCCTCATCCGCCGCTATCTGGCGATGGATGTGATTCTGCCTTACGTCGTCTGGATAACCATTCTTGCCTTCCTGATGGATTGGCTGCTGCAAAAACTCTCCGCTAAATGCTACCCGTGGTTCCACGCGACTCAGGGAGGGAAATGATTATGGACAACTCAAATACACCCATTATCGAAGCCAAAAATGTCTGGAAAGAATATGGCGACCATGTGGTGCTGGAACGTCTGAACCTGAAAGTGATGCAGGGGGATTTCATCAGCATCCTTGGTACTTCGGGTTGTGGTAAATCCACCTTTCTCAATATGTTGCTCGGCACCCAGGCACCTTCACGCGGTGAGCTGCTTTTGGATGGCAAGCCTCTGAGTTCGGAACCAGGCCCTGAACGCGGCATTGTGTTCCAGAAATACTCAGTGTTTCCACATATGACAGCGTTGCAAAACGTCATGGTGGCTGATGAATTCGAATTGGCGAAAGTACTCGGAAAAGTGTGGGGAAGCAGCAAGGGCGAGTTGAAAGATCGTGCCATGGCACAGCTAGAAAGGCTTGGCCTCACACACGCGGCCAACAAGTATCCCGCTGAAATGTCAGGCGGGATGCAACAGCGTTTGGCGATTGCTCAAGCGTTGATGAAAAAGCCACGCATCCTGCTGTTAGACGAACCTTTCGGGGCACTAGATCCGGGTATTCGGAAAGATATGCATGTGCTGATCAACGATATTTGGCAGGAGCAAAACCTGACCATCTTTATGATCACCCACGACCTTCATGAAGGCTTCAAACTGGGTTCGCGTCTTTGGGTGTTCGATAAGCCAAGATTCGACCCACAAGAACCAGACCGTTATGGGTCGCAGGTGACGTTTGATATTCCGCTGAATGACTTAGGTCAGGAAGAGATCATCGCTTCAATACAGGCGAAAGAACAAAAGGAAGTGGCATAAGCCACCGGAAACCAGCTTCGATAGCAAAGGAGATAGCAATGACACTGAATAGCTTGTTTAAGCACAGTTACCAAGGCGGGCAGCATGGCTCGCTGGAAGTACCTGCTGGTTACAGCTTACGGTTTACCGCGAAAGACAGCGGCGCAAACCTAAGTTTGTTGATGTACAACCCGCGTAATACGTCAGAGCGCATCAACCTGCCGGACACGCTGAAATGCCAGCACACGTTTAAGCTCACCGCAGGCAACTGCGTGTATTCCGACATGGGGCGTATTTTCTGCTCCATTGTCCGTGATGACGCGGGATGGATCGATAGCATTGGCGGCCTCAGCAACAGCCAACATGTCACCAAAAAATGGGGCGCGCGCGATTATCAGCATCACCGTAACCTTTGGATGCAAAACGGCCACGATGCCATGTTGGTTGAAATGGCGAAGTTTGGATTGGGATTACGTGATGTCGCCGCACCGATGAACCTCTTCAGCAAAGTCTCCACGACCGATGACGGTGTGCTGGCATTTGATAGCGAAAACACCGGTGCAGGTGATGTGATTGAGCTGCGATTTGAAATGGACACTATTGTGCTGTTGAGCACCTGCCCACATCCGATGAATCCATCTTCTACTTATCCGAGAACGGGCGTGGACGTCGAAATGGTGCGTGCTGAACCAATCACAGAAGATGATGCTTGTTTGAATCACTGCGATGAAAACCGCCGTGGATTCGTCAACACCCGCCAATATCAACCGCAACTGATGGGATAAGGAGCCAGTCATGATTGTTGAGAGCCAACTTTGCACCCAGGAAGCCAAATTGAAAGAGGTTGTGGATGCTGGAGATTACTACTTCAAAGTCATGAAGCAGGGAGAGCGCATGCGCATTACCGATCTTGAAGGTAATCAAGCCGCGGACACCTTGTTTTATAACGCTAACAACACCGAAGAACGTTATTCGGCGATGGATACACTTCGCGAGCAAGGCAATGCCTACCTGACAGCGGGCTCAATGTTGTTATCAAATCTGAACAACCCGATGCTGGAAATTGTCGCGGATACCTGTGGTCGCCATGACACCTTGGGTGGTGCTTGTTCAACCGAGAGCAATACTGTGCGGTACGCGCATGAAAAGCGCTGCATGCACGCTTGTCGTGATTCCTGGTTGCTGGCAGTCACAGAAAACCCCGAGTATGGCCTGACCAAAAGAGATATCAGCCACAACGTGAACTTCTTTATGAATGTGCCAGTGACAGCGGAAGGCGGACTGACCTTCGCGGATGGCATTAGCGCGCCGGGTAAATATGTGGAGCTGGAAGCCAAAATGGACGTGATCGTGCTGATCTCTAACTGTCCACAGCTCAACAACCCTTGTAATGCCTATAACCCAACGCCGATTGAAGTGGCAGTGTGGGATGCCGCTTAACGCTGAGCACTAAGTAATACGCGCGACAACAAGGTTACCAAGGAGAGGTAAGGGACGACCCTTCACGCAGGAAATGCACCTCAGGTCTTTGTCCGGGACGACCCGGGTAGATGAAGACAATGCTATGTTCAAAAAAATTCTTATCGCCAATCGTGGCGCCATCGCTTGCAGAATAATTCGAACGCTTGATGCCATGGGCATCGCAAGTGTGGCGGTTTACCACGAAGACGATGCAGGCAGCCTGCATACTCTCAACGCTTCAGAGGCATACAGCTTAGGCGAGGGCAGTGCCGCTGAAACCTATCTCGATATTGACAAAATTCTTGCCATCGCCAAACAAACGGGTGCCGAAGCGATTCATCCCGGCTATGGCTTTTTAAGTGAAAACCCAGAATTTGTGGCGGCCTGTGAACGTGAAAATATCGCTTTTCTTGGCCCAACCAGCGAGCAAATCAATCTCTTTGGTTTGAAACACACTGCCCGCGAATTGGCGGAAGGCGCCTATGTTCCTCTGTTGCCGGGAACAGGCCTGTTGGAAAGCGTTGAAGAGGCGCTTAGCAAGGCAGAAAAAATGGGTTATCCGGTCATGCTCAAAAGCACCGCTGGTGGCGGTGGCATCGGCATGCGCCTTTGTGAAAATGCCGAACAGCTTCAGGATGCCTTTGAGGCAGTAAAACGTCTGGGTGAAGCTAACTTCAGCCATAGCGGTTTATTCATGGAGAAGTTCATTACCTCAGCCCGCCATATCGAAGTTCAGGTGATTGGTGACGGTGAAGGTAACGTGATCGCGTTGGGAGAGCGGGATTGTTCTGCACAGCGTCGTAACCAGAAAGTGATGGAAGAGACACCGGCTCCCAATCTGAATGAAGAGACCCGCCAAGAGTTACAACAAACAGCTATTCGTCTTGCCGCGTCGGTGAACTACCGAAATGCGGGTACGGTTGAATTTATCCTCGACCAATCTACCCAACAGTTTTACTTCCTTGAGGTTAATACGCGCCTTCAGGTTGAGCATGGTGTGACTGAGCTGATCTTTGGCGTGGACATTGTTCGTCTGATGGTAGAAATCGGCTGTGGCGAACATGCTGATCATTGGCAAGAGGCTCTAGAAGCCAAACCAGTGGGACATGCTATTCAATTCCGTCTTTATGCAGAAGATCCAAACAAACAGTTTCTGCCATCAACCGGCTTAATCACTCTGTTAGATTTCCCAGAAGGTGTTCAGGGCAATGCCGTGAGTCAGGACGAGAATGGGCGCACGGTACGCATTGATACTTGGGTGGAAGCGGGCGTGGAAGTCAGCCCATTTTTCGACCCGATGATTGCCAAAGTCATGGTGCATGAACCCTCAAGAGAACAAGCACTGGATAGCATCACCAGCTTGCTGGAAAACACCGCTCTTTATGGCATAGAAACCAACCTTGATTACCTTGCACAACTTTCCCGCGAGCCTCGGGTGAAGCAGGGAGAAGTGCTGACATCGAGTCTGGCGTCATTTGATTATCAGCCTCATTCTATCGATGTATTAAACAGCGGTACCCAAACCACCATTCAGGATTACCCCGGTCGCAGTGGCTATTGGCATGTTGGTATCCCGCCGTCTGGCCCCATGGATAACCTGAGTTTCCGTTTAGGTAACCAGTTATTGGGCAACGATGAAACCGCTTCAGGTTTGGAGGTCATTGCTAACGGACCCACCCTCAAGTTCAACGCTGACACCCAACTGGTGGTGACGGGTGCTGAATTGCCCGTCACGATTAATGGCGTTGAAGCGCCGATGTTTACCGTACTGGCAATATCGAAAGGCGATACCGTCGCGCTTGGCGTGGTCCAAAACAAAGGGGCGAGGGCGTATCTATCAATCAAAGGTGGATTTGATTGCCCTGAATACCTTGGCAGCCGCTCGACATTTACTTTGGGCAAATTTGGCGGACATGCCGGCCGTGCATTGATGGCAGGAGATGTACTGCACCTCAATAGCACTCAATTGGATAAAAAACGCGTTGGCGAAGCATTGCCAGCTCCGGACCTTTCCATGACGCATACGCTGCGTGTTATTTATGGCCCGCACGGTGCGCCGGATTTCTTTACTAATGACGATATCCAATCGTTTTTTGATGCCGAATGGGAAGTTCACTTCAACTCAAGCCGCACGGGTGTGCGTTTAATTGGGCCAAAACCCGAGTGGGCGAGACCAGACGGTGGTGAAGCCGGGCTCCATCCTTCTAACATTCACGACAATGCTTACGCCGTCGGAACAGTGGATTTTACCGGTGATATGCCTGTGATTCTCGGGCCAGATGGCCCAAGTCTGGGCGGCTTTGTTTGTCCTGCCACAGTGATAAAAGCCGACCTTTGGAAGCTTGGACAATTGAAGGCGGGAGATAAAATCCGTTTCCAGGCGGTGTCTTTGGAGCATGCCGAGCGTGCGGAACGTCATCAGTTAGCAGCCATTGGTATGTTGTCTTCGAAGGAATTGGCATTGCCAAGTGCTTCAACCCGAACTTCTCCGGTATTGAAGGAAATCCCAGCGGATAAATATGGCGAGCAGGTGGTGTATCGCCCAAGTGGAGAAGATTTTCTGCTCGTGGAATATGGCCCACAAATGCTCGACGTGAAACTGCGCTTTCGTGTTCACGCATTGATGCTGGCGCTGGAAAAAATGGCGATCCCCGCCATTAAAGAGCTGACCCCTGGTATTCG
Proteins encoded:
- a CDS encoding urea amidolyase associated protein UAAP2, coding for MIVESQLCTQEAKLKEVVDAGDYYFKVMKQGERMRITDLEGNQAADTLFYNANNTEERYSAMDTLREQGNAYLTAGSMLLSNLNNPMLEIVADTCGRHDTLGGACSTESNTVRYAHEKRCMHACRDSWLLAVTENPEYGLTKRDISHNVNFFMNVPVTAEGGLTFADGISAPGKYVELEAKMDVIVLISNCPQLNNPCNAYNPTPIEVAVWDAA
- a CDS encoding ABC transporter permease, encoding MTRIINLKPSPFGRSVLACLPFVLLIAAYLVASDARLAENPNDKLLPSFASIADGIERMAFEPSRRTGEFLLWVDTWASLERLCLGVGISALLALVVGVANGMIPYARAPLSPMVRAMSLIPPMAILPILFIALGLGELSKVVLIVIGITPMMIRDLQLRTESLPSEQIIKAQTLGANSWTLLVRVVLPQVMPRLIEAVRLTLGSAWLFLIAAEAIASTEGLGYRIFLIRRYLAMDVILPYVVWITILAFLMDWLLQKLSAKCYPWFHATQGGK
- a CDS encoding mechanosensitive ion channel family protein, with the translated sequence MLDHGVRKYVTDKLTQMGFDTDPYGAEPTLVFILAAIGIAGISYLLVHRVIVRYVNLAISKNKQSWANSLTKHEVLEKLAALVPVMILDVLVPPILTHHPLLATMSDRCLGIAVIVMFIWMMFALLDALHDIAYLKGISRRMPIKSFVQLIKLFTFFVGIVICISILSNESPIIFLSGLGVATGLVMLVFKDTILGFVAGIQLSANRMVSLNDWIQMDEYGASGTVEEISLTTVKVRNFDNTISMLPAYALVQSAFINWQGMSDSGGRRIKRSVHIDLTSIRFLSEGEIESLKEIRILREFLFERVKEIKEFNESFEDVHHAANLRQMTNVGVFRAYLAVYLRAHKDVHNYMTCMVRQLEPTAEGLPLQVYAFVNNTDWVFYEGVQADIFDHIYAIMPMFGLRPFQSFGGHDAVNIGLGSQQNNAAPIGDQIGR
- the yiaY gene encoding L-threonine dehydrogenase codes for the protein MTSAFFIPTVNLMSAGCLVDAADAIKSHGFKNGLIVTDKVLNEIGVVEKVAALLAERDVQTAVFDGTQPNPTIGNVEAGLAILKENGCDFVISLGGGSPHDCAKGIALVATNGGNISDYEGVDQSAKAQLPLIAINTTAGTASEMTRFCIITDEARHIKMAIVDKNTTPLISVNDPELMLAKPASLTAATGMDALTHAVEAYVSTAASPITDAVAIKAIELIQANLRTAVTDGQNLVAREQMAYAQFMAGMAFNNASLGYVHAMAHQLGGFYDLPHGVCNAILLPHVQRYNAQVCSSRLRDVAKAMGVNADALSPEEGAEAALNAIQELSKDVGIPVGLEVLGAKADDIPVLADNALKDACGFTNPKQATHEEICEIFRNAM
- a CDS encoding GNAT family N-acetyltransferase, with amino-acid sequence MEIRHISWQETIDIRHRVLWPDNPPEFCKAKGDDEALHLGAYVNEELICVASLFFDGEVVRLRKFAALPDYQGQGIGSSVLRAAFKEMKARDVSMFWCDAREAAMGIYRKFGMKPSGERFYKGDIPYFKMSINFADSP
- a CDS encoding ABC transporter ATP-binding protein, whose protein sequence is MDNSNTPIIEAKNVWKEYGDHVVLERLNLKVMQGDFISILGTSGCGKSTFLNMLLGTQAPSRGELLLDGKPLSSEPGPERGIVFQKYSVFPHMTALQNVMVADEFELAKVLGKVWGSSKGELKDRAMAQLERLGLTHAANKYPAEMSGGMQQRLAIAQALMKKPRILLLDEPFGALDPGIRKDMHVLINDIWQEQNLTIFMITHDLHEGFKLGSRLWVFDKPRFDPQEPDRYGSQVTFDIPLNDLGQEEIIASIQAKEQKEVA
- a CDS encoding putative urea ABC transporter substrate-binding protein is translated as MKLYSSVLRKISTRLALAATLCLTLISGPALAEDKPTFRLAWSIYVGWVPWDYGNSEGIIKKWADKYGIEIEVVQVNDYIESINQYTAGAFDATVMTNMDALTIPAASGVDSTALIVGDFSNGNDGIVLKDAAELADIKGQRVNLVELSVSHYLLARALESVGMSERDVTVVNTADADLVSAFATKDVTSVTTWNPLLAEIVSMPNASKVFDSSQIPGEIIDLLVVNSDTLAQNPELGKALTGAWYEIMSQMQMDDEVGTKALEFMAASSGTDLAGYKAQLDSTKMFYQPADAVTFTESETLKDTMGKVAEFSFKHGLLGEGAPDAGFIGIETPAGVFGDSSHVLLRFNPTFMDMAAKGEL
- a CDS encoding urea amidolyase associated protein UAAP1 encodes the protein MTLNSLFKHSYQGGQHGSLEVPAGYSLRFTAKDSGANLSLLMYNPRNTSERINLPDTLKCQHTFKLTAGNCVYSDMGRIFCSIVRDDAGWIDSIGGLSNSQHVTKKWGARDYQHHRNLWMQNGHDAMLVEMAKFGLGLRDVAAPMNLFSKVSTTDDGVLAFDSENTGAGDVIELRFEMDTIVLLSTCPHPMNPSSTYPRTGVDVEMVRAEPITEDDACLNHCDENRRGFVNTRQYQPQLMG
- a CDS encoding DUF6482 family protein, with the protein product MKTPLTKLEKYFVIDKLIIHSLDLCLYQASVVIDGEEHFVCYDDGNFLRTHSLIEIQKCCKNLKAKETVLRQESAYDEMVGAPAKGETNALEVPLKDCGLY